The genome window GCGACAACAGTTGCTTCTGTGGGACCGTAAGTATTAATCAGCACGGGTGAACCACTTACACAATTTTGCCATTGCTCTACGTAGTAAGGATTCGCTCGTTCTCCCCCGATAATGACACACCGGATATCGGAGGGGAAAGTTAATTCCGGTTGTTTGACCAATCCTTCTACTAAGAGATGCCAGTATGCTGTGGGCAAATCTAAAACAGTTAAGCGATAATCCTGACACAGTCGCAGAAATGTTGGCATGGAATCCAACATCGTTTCTGGACGTAAAACCAAAGTTGCCCCTGTGATGAAACAGGTATAGATTTCTTCAACAGCTGCATCGAAACTAAAGGAGGCAAATTGAAGAATCCGATCTGTTTCGGTGATTTCATATTCTTGAGCCGCTTTTTGGGCAAACGTCACTAGTGAGCGATGTTCAATCATCACCCCTTTCGGTTTCCCTGTGGAACCCGAGGTATAGATTAGATAAGCTAGATTCTGCGGCGTTGTTTCGGAGGTGGGATTGTCAGTGGGATACTCTGCAATCAACTCCCAATCCCAGTACAAATCAATCAGCTTGACCTGTGTCGGAGGAAGGTGATCACTATTATCTTGAATTAATAGAACTGAGAGTTGAGAATCATCCAGCATGTCAGCGATTCGTTCGGGGGGATAAGCCGGATCAAGGGGCACATATGCTGCGCCTGCCTTTAAAATGCCAAGGACTCCCACCATCAGGTTGAAGCAACGGGGCATAAAAATTCCCACTAAGGTTTCGCAACCGACACCTAGACTTTGTAGATAGTGAGCGACTTGATTGGCAGCTTCATTGAGTTGTTCATAAGTGAAATGTTTTTCCTGATCAATTACTGCTGTTTTCTGGGGAAGGCGTTGAACTTCCGCCTCAAATAAATGATGGATACAGAGGTCTAACCTCTCAGTACCGAATTCGGGTTGATCGCACTCAATTTCTGCCAGGAGAGGAAGGGTTGCGATGGGCTGTTCGGGTTGCGCGATCGCGCTCATTAAAAAGGCTTTAAATCCTTGAGCTAAATGAACGATGGTTTCTTGCTGAAATAAATCAGCGTTATATTGCCAACAAAGCTGTAGTCTTTCTCCTGCTTCTTTCACGGTTAAATGCAGATCAAATGCTTCACTACCTTGCTCTTCAAGTGGATACGGGTCTACGCATGAATTGTTGTCTCCTCCGATGCATTCACCAAGGGAACCGATGTCCCAACTAAACGCTACTTGTACGGGTGGAGATTGGTCTGTTTCTTGCTGCTGCTTCAAATATTTCGCCACTTCCGGGAAAGGATCGTCTTGGTAGTGTTCCACCTCTTCCACTCCTCTGGTTACTCTCAGCAAAACGTCAGAGAAAGATAGATTTCCGACTAAGTTGACACGACAAACAACCCAATTCGCCAGCTTGTCTCGGACAGTTTGAGGCTCCTCGGTTTCTCGCCAGTTTGACCTGAGGGAAACCCCCATCAAGAACTTTTCCTGCTCGCACAGGCGACTTAACCAACTTGAAAATGCTGAGCAAAAGATAATGAATAAACTCGTATTTTCTAATTGCTTAAGTTTTCTAATGTTGCTAACTTTACTCTCCTCAAAATCATCTAAATAAACCTCTCCTGTGTAAGGGAGTGAATTCGACCATTGAGAATCGACAGGCAAGCTTAAATGTAGGGGGATTTGCGCCAGTTCGTTTTCCCAATAATTTTTTACGTTAACTTGTTGTTCAACTGAGATTTTCTCAGTAGGTTGCCATTGAATACACTTATTGAAGTAATTTAATTTCATCAATCTTCCTTCGTGATTACCCTTGAAAACCTTCTAAGTATGTTATGAAAAATCTTGTCCCTTAAAATAATTAATTTATAACACACTTAATTTTAAATGAGAAAATTTAATTTTAAATTACGAAAATATACTCTAAAGTAATTACTGAAAAATAACTCAAAAAGCGTGATTTCTCTGATAAAAATCATCACTATCTAAAAGTTCATGAATAACAGACAATTCAATTATGATTTTTAGTATTTTCTTTTCAAAAAGTAATAAATAGGCTTTAACTTAAGTTAAAGAGTAAGTTAAAGCAATAACACCTTGGTTTAGTGAAGTATGGTCCGGCGCAAAATTGTGGTATTGTAAGGGGCTAATATTAAGGATGAATTAAGTTAGTCGGATAATGAGTAAAATACGGGTTGGATTATTATTTGGTGGATGTTCTGGAGAACACGAGGTATCCATTCGTTCTGCAAGCGCGATCGCGCAGGCACTGCAAACGGAACATAACGCACTCAAATATAGTCTAATTCCCTTTTATATTCAAGAAAATGGGATCTGGCAAGCCGGAACCGTTGCTGAACAAGCGCTAAAAGAGCAAACTCCCCCAGCCAAGTCAGCCTCAGGGGAAAGATGGCAGTTTCCTGCAGCAGCCAGTACGATTGATGTCTGGTTTCCAATCTTGCATGGTCCTAATGGGGAAGATGGAACGGTCCAAGGCTTACTGAAATTAATGCAAGTTCCCTTCGTTGGTAGCGGTGTGCTTGGCTCAGCGTTAGGCATGGATAAATTAGCGATGAAAACGGCGTTTGCTCAGGCTGGATTGCCGCAAGTGAAGTATAAAGGAATCCAGCGCGATCAAATTTGGTCGAGTCCCTGTGTCTTCCCCAAACTCTGTGATGAAATTGAGGAAGAAATTAACTATCCCTGTTTTGTTAAGCCAGCCAATCTGGGCTCATCTGTCGGCATTTCTAAAGCGAAAACCCGGTCTGAACTTGAAGCTGCTCTTGATCTAGCCGCAAATTATGACCGCCGGATTATTGTAGAACAAGGGATTGTTGCCAGAGAAGTTGAATGTGCCATTTTAGGGAATGAAGATCCCCAAGCTTCAGTTGTCGGAGAAATTAAGTATACAACTGACTTTTACGACTATGAAACAAAATACACCGAAGGCAAAGCAGAACTTTATATTCCCGCCCCCCTTCCCGATCCAATCTTTAAACAGGTTCAAGAACTAGCAAAACAAGCGTTTACCGTGGTGGATGCAGCTGGCTTAGCCCGGGTCGATATTTTTTATGAAGAGCAAACAGAAGAAGTCTATCTCAACGAAATTAATACCCTTCCTGGCTTTACAGCAACCAGTATGTATCCCCGGTTATGGGAAGCAACGGGCATTCCTTTTTCGGAATTGGTTGATCGTTTGATTCAACTCGGTATCCAACGTTATCACTCGGAGTAAGGTTAGAGGATTAGATTGATCTGAAAATGCCAAGCGTTCCTCCCTTTAATTAGGAGACTCTACTTATCGTCTGGCAATTGGTCATAATGTCCACCAATCGCGAAGATACAAATATAATTGTCATCAAATTTGTAAATTACGCGATCGCGCTTAGATAATCGTCGAGACCATAATCCTGATAAATTATGCTTAAGCGGTTCCGGTTTGCCAGTTCCCTGGGTAGGATCTCCTCTCAGCATTTCTTTCAGAATTTTGCAGAGGGCGCGATGGAGTTTTGGATCTTTTTGTCTTAACGTTTCGTAAATCTGCCAGGTCTTCCCTTCAAATACTAAGGATCTCATTGACTTCCTCAGCCGTGGGAGAATAACCTTGACTTTTTTGGTGAGTTTCTGTGGCTTGGGCAATTTGCTGCACCAAGCTGGCATTTTGGAGAACGTAGAGGGTTTCTTGCTCTCTTTCCCAGTCTTCGGCG of Cyanobacteria bacterium GSL.Bin1 contains these proteins:
- a CDS encoding Txe/YoeB family addiction module toxin → MRSLVFEGKTWQIYETLRQKDPKLHRALCKILKEMLRGDPTQGTGKPEPLKHNLSGLWSRRLSKRDRVIYKFDDNYICIFAIGGHYDQLPDDK
- a CDS encoding type II toxin-antitoxin system prevent-host-death family antitoxin yields the protein MDSVSVNQFREKLKNYVEKVISEHTPLKVTRRNGSDFVVISAEDWEREQETLYVLQNASLVQQIAQATETHQKSQGYSPTAEEVNEILSI
- a CDS encoding D-alanine--D-alanine ligase, whose product is MSKIRVGLLFGGCSGEHEVSIRSASAIAQALQTEHNALKYSLIPFYIQENGIWQAGTVAEQALKEQTPPAKSASGERWQFPAAASTIDVWFPILHGPNGEDGTVQGLLKLMQVPFVGSGVLGSALGMDKLAMKTAFAQAGLPQVKYKGIQRDQIWSSPCVFPKLCDEIEEEINYPCFVKPANLGSSVGISKAKTRSELEAALDLAANYDRRIIVEQGIVAREVECAILGNEDPQASVVGEIKYTTDFYDYETKYTEGKAELYIPAPLPDPIFKQVQELAKQAFTVVDAAGLARVDIFYEEQTEEVYLNEINTLPGFTATSMYPRLWEATGIPFSELVDRLIQLGIQRYHSE